In Malus sylvestris chromosome 15, drMalSylv7.2, whole genome shotgun sequence, a single genomic region encodes these proteins:
- the LOC126605551 gene encoding uncharacterized protein LOC126605551, giving the protein MATAPSPSSSASSKSSKGWINSISAIASRVYFFLIILQIPLFRVPCRSGMCTTPLHVTSSQLIASEIFPAAAVKALLYPGAVANGLAKNMTVPSWNNLLEVYNLTSAKEASPVTDLQRLEVLAGSYFAVAGALVGILKRGRMSMFGMLLVLWGLIKEGILGKPVNTDPTKAVFVYPTMLIAVIAAFSSVKYNMKKAAARSAPAARPIAKPLQRSSKSKLK; this is encoded by the exons ATGGCAACGGCTCCATCTCCATCGTCATCCGCATCGTCAAAATCGTCAAAGGGATGGATAAACAGCATCTCAGCGATCGCCTCTCGCGTCTACTTCTTCCTCATCATTCTTCAGATCCCGCTTTTCAG AGTTCCATGCAGATCTGGCATGTGTACCACACCGTTGCATGTCACATCTTCCCAGCTGATTGCAAGTGAAATCTTTCCTGCTGCTGCAGTTAAGGCCCTCCTCTACCCCGGAGCTGTTGCAAATGGACTTGCAAAAAACATGACTGTCCCAAGTTGGAATAACCTATTGGAAGTCTATAACTTGACTAGTGCAAAGGAAGCCTCTCCGGTTACTGATCTCCAGCGCTTAGAG GTTCTAGCTGGAAGTTACTTCGCTGTGGCTGGAGCTCTTGTGGGAATTCTAAAACGAGGGAGGATGAGCATGTTCGGGATGCTTCTAGTTCTCTGGGGCCTCATCAAAGAAGGGATTCTCGGAAAGCCCGTGAACACAGACCCTACAAAAGCTGTGTTTGTCTACCCAACCATGCTCATTGCTGTAATCGCTGCTTTCTCGTCTGTAAAGTATAATATGAAGAAGGCTGCTGCAAGAAGTGCACCTGCAGCAAGGCCCATTGCAAAGCCTCTTCAAAGGTCTTCAAAATCTAAGCTGAAATGA
- the LOC126605782 gene encoding protein OVEREXPRESSOR OF CATIONIC PEROXIDASE 3-like, whose translation MAFASALNTPKGLHFLPLPSSLRERPPTNLVLPRHFPTRFSSTLALARRRNHRAEVAPSKTKIRKKILGKKEVKEAEVEEEDVNEDAIDALFRLLEEDLKNDDSSFDDEDLTEEELAKLEQEVAEALGIDGDDDDVDDDDDDDEEEDDDADDVVVESYAEEEEEDDDDDEDEEEEEEESPVKLKTWQLRRLAAALKVGRRKTSIKTLAAELCLDRAVVLELLCEPPPSLLMMCAALPDEPATVISVSQTKSVETVVETTRETVVETATDSVKLEPAVKVPVHVRQQKFSAQKRLKKMQVETLESVYRKTRRPTNAMVSSIVHVTNLPRKRVVKWFEDKRSEEGVPDSRVPYQRPAPNTV comes from the exons ATGGCTTTCGCTTCGGCGCTCAACACACCCAAGGGGCTTCACTTTCTACCGTTGCCGTCTTCCCTCAGAGAACGGCCACCCACCAATCTAGTACTGCCACGTCATTTTCCGACTCGGTTTTCTTCCACGCTCGCCTTGGCTCGCCGCCGGAACCACCGCGCCGAAGTCGCGCCCTCCAAAACGAAGATAAGGAAG AAAATTTTGGGGAAGAAGGAGGTAAAGGAGGcggaggtggaggaggaggatgtGAATGAGGATGCGATAGATGCGCTATTTAGGCTGCTGGAGGAGGATCTCAAAAACGACGACTCATCGTTTGACGACGAGGATTTAACGGAAGAAGAGCTGGCGAAGCTCGAACAGGAAGTTGCAGAGGCACTGGGAATTGACGGTGACGACGATGATGTTGATGACGACGATGACGATGATGAAGAGGAGGATGATGACGCCGACGACGTTGTTGTTGAGAGCTAtgccgaagaagaagaagaagacgatgatgatgatgaagatgaggaggaggaggaagaggaaagtcCGGTGAAGTTGAAGACTTGGCAGCTGCGGAGATTGGCGGCGGCTTTGAAAGTTGGTCGGCGCAAAACCAGC ATAAAAACTCTTGCAGCTGAGCTTTGCCTTGACAGGGCTGTTGTTCTCGAATTGCTTTGTGAACCCCCTCCAAGTCTTTTGATGATGTGTGCTGCTTTACCTGATGAACCTGCTACAGTGATATCTGTGTCCCAAACAAAGTCTGTAGAAACTGTTGTGGAAACAACTCGAGAAACCGTGGTGGAAACGGCTACAGATTCTGTAAAGCTTGAACCTGCAGTGAAGGTGCCCGTTCATGTCAGGCAACAAAAGTTTTCTGCTCAAAAGAGACTGAAGAAAATGCAAGTTGAAACTCTTGAAAGCGTTTATAGAAAAACAAGGCGGCCCACT AATGCAATGGTCAGCAGCATAGTGCATGTGACAAACCTTCCCCGCAAAAGAGTTGTGAAATGGTTTGAAGACAAACGTTCTGAGGAAGGCGTTCCAGATTCTCGGGTTCCCTATCAACGGCCTGCCCCTAATACTGTCTAG